Proteins from one Microbacterium sp. Root553 genomic window:
- a CDS encoding ABC transporter substrate-binding protein, which produces MRQRAVIGLTLAALVTVGLAGCGASEAVEPAASAAPGQGSTDYPVTIENCGVEVTVDAAPQRVVSLDQNSTEILLSLGLEDHIVGTASWTDPVLDSLAEANAEVPRLADNAPTYEVTLGADPDFVTASFGRHFAEGGVASRERFAETGVSTYLSPTDCDNGTSINGGGTRTTALTIDALYAEIAELGEIFDVSDRADALIADLKARAEAATAGVDFGGATVAFWFADTKTPYVAGGLGSAALLSSMTGLDNVFTELDDDWPATTWEEVADRDPQVFILGDLQRDRFPGDRLDDKVAFLESDPLTKTIDGVRAQHYIALHGAELNPSIRFVDGLEKIKAWWVEHEGEL; this is translated from the coding sequence GTGCGTCAGCGAGCCGTGATCGGTCTCACCCTTGCAGCGTTGGTGACGGTGGGACTCGCAGGGTGCGGTGCCTCCGAGGCGGTCGAGCCGGCGGCGAGCGCCGCACCGGGGCAAGGGTCTACGGACTACCCGGTGACCATCGAGAACTGCGGCGTCGAAGTGACCGTCGACGCCGCCCCGCAGCGGGTCGTCTCGCTCGATCAGAACTCGACCGAGATCCTGCTGTCTCTCGGGCTCGAGGATCACATCGTGGGCACGGCGTCGTGGACCGATCCCGTGCTCGACTCCCTCGCGGAGGCGAATGCCGAGGTGCCACGACTGGCCGACAACGCCCCGACGTACGAGGTCACGCTGGGGGCGGACCCGGACTTCGTGACCGCTTCCTTCGGCCGGCATTTCGCCGAGGGCGGCGTCGCCTCGCGAGAGCGGTTCGCCGAGACGGGGGTCTCCACCTACCTCTCGCCGACGGACTGCGACAACGGCACGAGCATCAACGGGGGCGGAACGCGCACGACAGCGCTCACGATCGATGCGCTGTATGCGGAGATCGCGGAACTGGGCGAGATCTTCGACGTCTCTGATCGTGCGGACGCTCTCATCGCCGATCTGAAGGCGCGCGCCGAGGCCGCGACCGCCGGGGTCGATTTCGGGGGCGCGACGGTGGCCTTCTGGTTCGCGGACACCAAGACGCCGTATGTCGCGGGAGGTCTCGGCTCGGCCGCACTCCTGTCGTCGATGACGGGTCTCGACAACGTCTTCACGGAACTCGACGACGACTGGCCCGCGACCACCTGGGAAGAGGTCGCGGACCGCGATCCGCAGGTCTTCATCCTGGGCGATCTTCAGCGCGACCGCTTTCCCGGAGACCGCCTGGACGACAAGGTGGCGTTCCTGGAATCCGACCCCCTGACGAAGACCATCGACGGGGTGCGCGCCCAGCACTACATCGCACTCCACGGCGCCGAGCTGAACCCCTCGATCAGGTTCGTCGACGGCCTCGAGAAGATCAAGGCGTGGTGGGTCGAGCACGAGGGCGAGCTCTGA
- a CDS encoding ABC transporter permease yields MIWLVAEREIGSKLRSKAFLISTGVLLLIALAGIVIGGFASKNTGADAMPVAVTSQTATAVSALPNVKVTEVSDEAAAEELVRSEKVDAAVLPGDNPSGYTVIALKDAPSSLVSALSQAPDVQILEPATTNPLLRYFIAIAFGIVFMGAAATFGGTIAQSVVEEKQTRVVEILLSAIPARTLLAGKVIGNTILAMGQILALAAIATVGLIVTGQNAVLSTLGAPIIWFAVFFLFGFILLAAMFAAAASMVSRQEDIGSTTTPITMLIMAPYVLVIVFNDNPLVLTIMSYVPFSAPVGMPMRLFVGEAQWWEPLLSLVILLASCVAAIMIGAKIYENSLLRMGTRVKLGEALRG; encoded by the coding sequence GAGATCGGCTCGAAGCTGCGCAGCAAGGCCTTCCTGATCTCGACCGGCGTCCTGCTGCTGATCGCCCTCGCCGGCATCGTGATCGGCGGGTTCGCGAGCAAGAACACCGGCGCGGATGCCATGCCGGTCGCCGTGACCTCGCAGACCGCGACGGCCGTCTCGGCGCTGCCGAACGTGAAGGTCACCGAGGTGTCCGATGAGGCGGCGGCCGAGGAGCTCGTCCGCTCCGAGAAGGTCGACGCCGCCGTGCTGCCCGGCGACAACCCCTCCGGGTACACCGTGATCGCATTGAAGGACGCTCCCAGCTCGCTCGTCTCCGCGCTCTCGCAGGCGCCGGACGTGCAGATCCTGGAGCCGGCGACCACCAATCCGCTGCTGCGCTACTTCATCGCGATCGCCTTCGGCATCGTGTTCATGGGGGCGGCGGCCACCTTCGGCGGAACGATCGCGCAGAGCGTCGTCGAGGAGAAGCAGACCCGCGTCGTCGAGATCCTGCTGTCGGCGATCCCGGCGCGCACCCTGCTGGCGGGCAAGGTGATCGGCAACACGATCCTCGCGATGGGGCAGATCCTCGCTCTCGCCGCGATCGCGACGGTGGGTCTCATCGTCACGGGCCAGAACGCCGTGCTGTCGACCCTCGGCGCACCGATCATCTGGTTCGCGGTGTTCTTCCTGTTCGGATTCATCCTGCTCGCGGCGATGTTCGCGGCGGCCGCCTCGATGGTCTCCCGTCAGGAGGACATCGGCTCGACCACGACCCCGATCACGATGCTGATCATGGCGCCGTACGTGCTCGTCATCGTCTTCAACGACAACCCGCTGGTGCTGACGATCATGTCGTACGTGCCGTTCTCGGCACCGGTCGGCATGCCCATGCGGCTGTTCGTCGGCGAGGCGCAGTGGTGGGAGCCGTTGCTCAGCCTGGTCATCCTGCTCGCGAGCTGCGTCGCGGCGATCATGATCGGCGCGAAGATCTACGAGAACTCGCTGCTGCGCATGGGAACGAGGGTCAAGCTCGGCGAGGCGCTGCGCGGCTGA